The Euphorbia lathyris chromosome 2, ddEupLath1.1, whole genome shotgun sequence genome includes a window with the following:
- the LOC136217053 gene encoding probable receptor-like protein kinase At5g24010 produces MKILVSLLFLSSVFSTYSFSPTDNHLINCGSPVDATVYNRPFVSDDASSNSNSPLLSAKRTISLINRNPIPNSPLIYNTARVFEKPSKYVFEIKNPGTHMVRLHFHPFASSNLDLNRAQFHVLVNGLVVLNNFTVANLANPLIKEYLIPVDSDELVITFIPTRKHELGFVNAIEVISAPKDLIIDLATRLNGNGTEKFDGLTKHSLETMYRVNVGGPKLTPFNDSIWRTWMPDDGFFVSNELSNTTYLGGRIKYQDGGASREVGPDFVYGTARIIKSNNASVLNTNMTWEFPVIKGYQHLVRLHFCDIASMSLGLLYFNVYINEHLAYEDFDISSAMYMLASPMYIDFVISSDSSEVVRVSIGPSKSSTAYTVDGILNGVEIFKMNNSMGSLDGNMCSDMLLRSWSRGNIGVLVPLIAVLCILLSVSALMHKRTVGSRDSFAWTKLSNHAPEDALEHGNQHFAGKK; encoded by the coding sequence ATGAAGATTCTGGTCTCCCTCCTCTTCCTCTCCTCCGTATTCTCCACCTACTCTTTCTCCCCCACTGATAACCACCTTATCAACTGCGGATCACCCGTCGACGCCACCGTTTACAACCGCCCTTTCGTTTCCGATGATGCCTCCTCTAATTCCAACTCGCCGCTTCTCTCTGCTAAGCGGACAATTTCACTTATCAACAGAAATCCAATCCCCAATTCGCCCTTAATCTACAACACCGCTAGGGTTTTCGAGAAACCATCCAAGTATGTCTTTGAGATTAAGAATCCAGGGACTCACATGGTACGCCTTCATTTTCACCCTTTTGCCTCTTCTAATTTAGACTTAAACCGCGCTCAATTTCATGTTCTGGTTAATGGTTTGGTcgttttgaacaattttactGTTGCTAATTTGGCAAACCCTCTGATTAAGGAGTATCTTATCCCTGTTGATTCTGATGAGCTTGTCATTACGTTTATCCCTACTAGAAAGCATGAATTAGGGTTTGTTAATGCAATTGAAGTAATCTCTGCGCCTAAAGATTTGATTATTGATTTGGCAACTCGTTTGAATGGCAATGGAACTGAGAAATTTGATGGATTAACTAAGCATTCTCTGGAGACAATGTATAGGGTTAATGTTGGAGGTCCAAAATTGACTCCATTTAATGATTCAATTTGGAGAACTTGGATGCCTGATGATGGATTCTTTGTGTCAAATGAGTTGTCAAACACTACATATCTTGGTGGTCGAATTAAGTACCAGGATGGAGGGGCTAGTCGAGAAGTTGGTCCGGATTTTGTTTACGGTACTGCTAGAATTATCAAAAGCAACAATGCCTCTGTTCTTAATACAAACATGACATGGGAATTTCCAGTGATCAAGGGATATCAACATCTTGTTAGATTGCATTTCTGCGATATTGCTAGCATGTCTCTCGGTCTGCTGTATTTCAATGTGTATATCAATGAGCATTTGGCATATGAAGATTTCGATATCTCTTCTGCTATGTACATGCTGGCTTCTCCAATGTATATCGATTTTGTGATCAGTAGCGATAGCTCTGAGGTTGTGAGAGTGAGCATTGGACCTTCAAAATCGAGCACAGCGTATACAGTCGATGGTATTTTGAATGGGGTGGAAATCTTCAAAATGAATAATTCAATGGGTAGTCTTGATGGAAACATGTGCTCTGATATGCTATTGAGAAGTTGGTCAAGAGGGAATATTGGTGTTTTGGTTCCTTTGATTGCTGTTTTGTGTATATTATTGAGTGTATCTGCTCTTATGCACAAGAGAACAGTAGGCTCTCGGGATTCTTTCGCATGGACAAAGCTGTCGAATCATGCCCCAGAAGATGCATTGGAGCATGGCAATCAACATTTTGCTGGCAAAAAATGA